A single Nicotiana tabacum cultivar K326 chromosome 5, ASM71507v2, whole genome shotgun sequence DNA region contains:
- the LOC107788891 gene encoding mediator of RNA polymerase II transcription subunit 28 isoform X1 — protein MADRHHVDQQQNTEPQINSHTPKDDMIACVIALEAALLPCLPARELQAIDRSAHPYHQIDVERHARDFMEAAKKLQLHLIGLQREDLPTRPEMLRKEIEKMEEELKTKTELIAKQERLIQGWREELKDQLDKHIMELERV, from the exons ATGGCTGACAGACATCATGTTGATCAACAGCAAAATACTGAACCACAGATAAATTCTCATACTCCAAAGGATGACATGATCGCCTGTGTGATAGCATTAGAAGCTGCATTACTACCGTGTTTGCCTGCACGAGAACTCCAGGCAATAGACCGTTCAGCCCATCCATATCATCAGA TCGATGTAGAGAGACATGCCAGAGATTTCATGGAGGCTGCCAAGAAACTTCAACTTCATTTGATCGGTTTGCAACGTGAAGATCTGCCTACAAGACCGGAGATGCTTAGAAAG GAGATAGAAAAGATGGAAGAAGAGTTGAAGACGAAGACTGAACTCATAGCTAAGCAAGAGAGACTGATCCAAGGATGGAGGGAAGAGTTGAAGGACCAACTGGATAAACACATCATGGAGTTAGAAAGGGTGTAA
- the LOC107788891 gene encoding mediator of RNA polymerase II transcription subunit 28 isoform X2 encodes MADRHHVDQQQNTEPQINSHTPKDDMIACVIALEAALLPCLPARELQAIDRSAHPYHQIDVERHARDFMEAAKKLQLHLIGLQREDLPTRPEMLRKVAWCIKLPLCTGSGEALDHKGLLR; translated from the exons ATGGCTGACAGACATCATGTTGATCAACAGCAAAATACTGAACCACAGATAAATTCTCATACTCCAAAGGATGACATGATCGCCTGTGTGATAGCATTAGAAGCTGCATTACTACCGTGTTTGCCTGCACGAGAACTCCAGGCAATAGACCGTTCAGCCCATCCATATCATCAGA TCGATGTAGAGAGACATGCCAGAGATTTCATGGAGGCTGCCAAGAAACTTCAACTTCATTTGATCGGTTTGCAACGTGAAGATCTGCCTACAAGACCGGAGATGCTTAGAAAG GTAGCATGGTGcattaagctcccgctatgcacggggtccggggaagcgctggaccacaagggtctatt GAGATAG